A single Muntiacus reevesi chromosome 9, mMunRee1.1, whole genome shotgun sequence DNA region contains:
- the JAML gene encoding junctional adhesion molecule-like, whose protein sequence is MFYPLKVVLMPVLLGYSLGLNDLTISAMELTVHVGDSALLGCVSQSTGEKHVTKVDWLFSSGEHVKDEYVLYYYSNISVPLGRFQNRVRLVGDILHHDGSLLLQNVEETDQGNFTCEIRFQMESLVFKKVIVLHVLPEEPKELMVHVGDSTQMGCVFHSTEEKHMSRVDWMFSSGEPAKEEIVLRYQPKLRTSMGRPQNWGRFLNRVNLVGDTSRNDGSMMLHGVKESDGGNYTCSIYLGNLTFRKTTMLQVILKESRTLVTPGVLRPEILGGNQLVIIVGIVCATILLLPVLILIVKRAFGNKSSVTSTTLVKSLENTEKPRAEKHIYSSITTHEVNDEEESGGKSEATYMTMHPVWPSLRSAAASPLDNRSSGGMAKTEQAF, encoded by the exons ATGTTTTACCCACTGAAAGTCGTCCTGATGCCAGTGTTACTGG GTTATTCATTGGGCCTGAATGACTTGACTATTTCCGCCATGGAGCTAACAGTCCACGTGGGTGACTCGGCCCTTCTGGGATGTGTTTCTCAGAGCACAGGAGAGAAACATGTGACCAAGGTAGACTGGCTGTTTTCATCAGGAGAGCACGTCAAG GATGAGTACGTGCTGTACTATTACTCCAACATCAGCGTGCCTTTGGGGCGCTTCCAGAATCGCGTGCGCTTGGTGGGGGACATCTTACACCATGACGGTTCCCTCTTGCTCCAAAATGTGGAAGAGACCGACCAAGGAAACTTTACCTGTGAAATCCGCTTCCAAATGGAGAGCCTTGTGTTCAAAAAAGTGATTGTTCTGCATGTACTACCAGAGGAACCCAAAG AGCTCATGGTTCATGTGGGTGATTCGACTCAGATGGGATGTGTTTTCCACAGCACAGAAGAGAAGCACATGAGCAGGGTAGACTGGATGTTCTCATCAGGAGAGCCTGCCAAG GAGGAGATTGTGTTGCGCTATCAACCCAAACTCAGGACGTCCATGGGGCGCCCCCAGAACTGGGGCCGTTTCCTGAACCGTGTAAACTTGGTGGGAGACACTTCCCGCAATGATGGCTCTATGATGCTCCACGGAGTGAAGGAGTCTGATGGAGGAAACTACACCTGCAGTATCTACCTGGGGAACCTGACATTCAGGAAAACCACTATGCTGCAAGTGATCCTGAAAGAGTCCCGAA CATTGGTGACCCCGGGAGTCCTCAGACCAGAGATCCTGGGTGGTAACCAGCTGGTGATCATCGTGGGGATTGTCTGCGCCACCATCCTGCTGCTTCCGGTTCTGATACTGATTGTGAAGAGGGCCTTCGGAAATAAGAG TTCAGTCACTTCCACCACCCTGGTCAAAAGCCTGGAGAACACAGAGAAGCCTCGTGCAGAG AAACATATTTACTCCTCAATAACCACACATGAGGTGAACGATGAGGAAGAATCAGGTGGAAAATCGGAGGCCACCTACATGACCATG caCCCAGTCTGGCCTTCTCTGAGGTCGGCAGCAGCTAGCCCACTAGACAACAGGTCATCTGGGGGAATGGCAAAAACAGAGCAAGCCTTCTGA